From a single Apium graveolens cultivar Ventura chromosome 2, ASM990537v1, whole genome shotgun sequence genomic region:
- the LOC141694424 gene encoding uncharacterized protein LOC141694424, with product MRLNLLETSSEDFCTTSGSNKESAQSHTRKGMGAIEAANKIIFQGIKKRLGEAKGRWSEELPWILWAYRTTPGSSTGETPFRIAYGTEALVPVEVELESYRTEVYNVKTNNFGLKANVDLLEEETKAAHQRNMKYLLQAAQHYDSGIKKRSFGIGDLVLRELASSMPTKQGKFQPNWEGPYKVIEVVRTGTYKLETLAGEAIKNT from the coding sequence ATGAGACTCAATTTATTGGAAACAAGTTCCGAAGATTTCTGCACCACTTCGGGATCGAACAAAGAATCAGCTCAGTCGCACACCCGCAAGGGAATGGGGGCAATCGAAGCcgcaaataaaataatttttcaagGGATAAAGAAGAGGCTGGGCGAAGCTAAAGGCAGGTGGTCGGAAGAACTCCCCTGGATCTTGTGGGCTTACCGAACGACCCCTGGGTCTTCAACAGGGGAAACTCCCTTCAGGATAGCCTACGGGACCGAAGCCCTAGTTCCAGTTGAAGTAGAATTGGAATCATACCGAACTGAGGTCTACAATGTGAAAACTAACAACTTCGGGCTAAAGGCGAACGTGGACTTGTTGGAAGAAGAAACAAAGGCTGCCCACCAAAGAAACATGAAATATTTGCTACAGGCAGCCCAACACTATGACTCCGGCATTAAGAAGAGGTCGTTCGGAATAGGAGATCTAGTCCTAAGGGAGCTGGCTTCTTCTATGCCAACAAAACAAGGGAAGTTTCagccgaattgggaagggccgtacaaggtGATTGAAGTCGTTCGCACAGGAACATACAAACTTGAAACGTTAGCAGGCGAAGCAATCAAAAACACATGA
- the LOC141707914 gene encoding uncharacterized protein LOC141707914 isoform X1, producing MESVGFNIWGLFPPSHSQRRKQRRNPSSKSDSSVESTGPPGFRFPLKQAATAGTLAVTGDTLAQLRERFLKFNSPQHDFKDDIQTLISDHNWLRSLRMASYGFLLYGPGSFAWYQFLERCMPKQTVQNIVIKVLLNQIVLGPCVIAVVFAWNNLWLGKLSELPNKYQKDALRTLLFGFRFWIPVSALNFWVVPLQARVAFMSTGSIFWNFWLSSTMIK from the exons atgGAGTCAGTGGGTTTTAATATATGGGGATTATTCCCTCCATCTCATTCTCAGAGAAGAAAACAAAGAAGAAACCCATCTAGTAAAAGTGATTCCTCTGTTGAGTCTACCGGACCACCCGGTTTCCGGTTTCCATTAAAGCAAGCAGCGACTGCCGGTACTCTTGCTGTCACCGGAGACACTCTTGCTCAACTCCGTGAAAGATTCCTCAAATTCAATTCACCTCAACATGATTTCAAG GATGATATTCAGACTCTCATTTCAGACCATAACTGGCTTCGATCGCTCCGAATGGCTTCATATGGCTTTCTTTTGTATGGCCCTGGTTCTTTTGCTTGGTACCAGTTTCTTGAACGGTGCATGCCAAAGCAAACAGTCCAAAACATAGTGATAAAG GTTTTGTTGAACCAAATCGTACTTGGTCCATGTGTAATTGCTGTTGTTTTTGCTTGGAATAATCTATGGCTAGGAAAGCTCTCTGAGCTTCCCAATAAGTACCAAAAAGATGCGCTTCGTACACTTTTATTCG GATTTAGGTTTTGGATCCCTGTCAGTGCATTGAATTTCTG GGTGGTTCCACTTCAAGCACGTGTAGCTTTCATGTCTACGGGGTCTATATTTTGGAACTTCTGGTTATCTTCAACAATGATCAAGTAA
- the LOC141694408 gene encoding uncharacterized protein LOC141694408: protein METLCRWIGRWKKCGASLILSSPEGFEICQAIGFCFPLTNNEAEYEALLAEMELARSLVAKHLRAFSDSMLVVKHFSREYEQRDPRMKDYAIKVKDASLSFETFELSQIGRENNRRADALFRLASAETQCLTGSIYLTEAKTPSIEKKECMEIHQGADWMTPLRNFLEKGILPPDRREALKVKYKASSYTIINGRIYRLSVSQPLLRCLNTEEQYQALEVVHEGIC, encoded by the coding sequence ATGGAAACTCTTTGTAGATGGATTGGTCGCTGGAAAAAGTGTGGAGCCAGCTTAATACTTTCCAGCCCCGAAGGGTTTGAGATATGCCAGGCTATAGGGTTCTGTTTTCCTCTAACGAACAATGAAGCAGAGTACGAAGCACTCCTCGCAGAAATGGAGTTGGCACGAAGCCTTGTGGCGAAGCACCTAAGGGCCTTTAGCGATTCTATGCTGGTAGTGAAGCACTTCTCAAGAGAATATGAGCAAAGGGACCCACGGATGAAGGATTACGCCATCAAGGTAAAAGATGCTTCTCTGTCATTTGAAACTTTTGAGCTAAGTCAAATTGGCAGGGAGAATAATAGACGGGCAGACGCCCTTTTCAGGCTAGCTTCGGCTGAGACACAGTGCCTAACTGGTTCTATCTACCTCACTGAAGCCAAGACGCCTTCGATCGAGAAGAAAGAATGTATGGAAATTCACCAAGGAGCTGATTGGATGACCCCACTAAGAAATTTTCTGGAGAAAGGTATCCTGCCTCCAGATCGAAGAGAAGCACTCAAGGTGAAATACAAAGCATCGAGCTACACCATCATTAATGGAAGAATATATCGCCTGTCTGTCAGCCAACCCCTCCTCAGATGCTTAAATACCGAGGAACAATACCAAGCCCTTGAAGTAGTACATGAAGGAATCTGCTGA
- the LOC141707914 gene encoding uncharacterized protein LOC141707914 isoform X2, with product MESVGFNIWGLFPPSHSQRRKQRRNPSSKSDSSVESTGPPGFRFPLKQAATAGTLAVTGDTLAQLRERFLKFNSPQHDFKTLISDHNWLRSLRMASYGFLLYGPGSFAWYQFLERCMPKQTVQNIVIKVLLNQIVLGPCVIAVVFAWNNLWLGKLSELPNKYQKDALRTLLFGFRFWIPVSALNFWVVPLQARVAFMSTGSIFWNFWLSSTMIK from the exons atgGAGTCAGTGGGTTTTAATATATGGGGATTATTCCCTCCATCTCATTCTCAGAGAAGAAAACAAAGAAGAAACCCATCTAGTAAAAGTGATTCCTCTGTTGAGTCTACCGGACCACCCGGTTTCCGGTTTCCATTAAAGCAAGCAGCGACTGCCGGTACTCTTGCTGTCACCGGAGACACTCTTGCTCAACTCCGTGAAAGATTCCTCAAATTCAATTCACCTCAACATGATTTCAAG ACTCTCATTTCAGACCATAACTGGCTTCGATCGCTCCGAATGGCTTCATATGGCTTTCTTTTGTATGGCCCTGGTTCTTTTGCTTGGTACCAGTTTCTTGAACGGTGCATGCCAAAGCAAACAGTCCAAAACATAGTGATAAAG GTTTTGTTGAACCAAATCGTACTTGGTCCATGTGTAATTGCTGTTGTTTTTGCTTGGAATAATCTATGGCTAGGAAAGCTCTCTGAGCTTCCCAATAAGTACCAAAAAGATGCGCTTCGTACACTTTTATTCG GATTTAGGTTTTGGATCCCTGTCAGTGCATTGAATTTCTG GGTGGTTCCACTTCAAGCACGTGTAGCTTTCATGTCTACGGGGTCTATATTTTGGAACTTCTGGTTATCTTCAACAATGATCAAGTAA